One window of Camelina sativa cultivar DH55 chromosome 4, Cs, whole genome shotgun sequence genomic DNA carries:
- the LOC104780763 gene encoding uncharacterized protein LOC104780763 isoform X1, with product MASRFQEASLVTSPSYPNAVAWSSENLIAVAAGHLVIIINPALPAGPRGLINIPDAEPYQIGRVRSQDLLTGGLLPSSLKRERHPCARSLSWSDIGMSPNYGCLLAVCTAEGRVKLYRPPYSDFCAEWIEIVDVSKMLYENLSSMSFGESNSHSTSSSKDQHHHEEDERISSLKTRKRRKTSANNINLQEKNYTDRASCSKQDTQAQHNVLEIEVYKQASNCQNCHSLPKAPKNFSEEISPETYVSREALLSSLSVAWSSLLRFSSGSSCENMLRFSLLAIGSKSGSVSIWKVHAPECYHIERSDVSPVVELTAIIQAHSSWVSTMSWGISGCDSSNPQVVLVTGSCDGSVKIWVSNTEDLQKSGEVYESSFFLLKQVVAVNPVQVSTLSFVLSNHYNVMHLAIGKGSGSFEVWKCELSTRKIKQIISTNAHNHVVTGLAWSYDGRCLYSCSQDNYVRNWILCENTISEVPIPANTPGLSSTTDQFPDDFLSCLGVALSPGNLAVALVRSFNVELLNPMYQARSQKAAVEFLWNGAQQSGESEDSSEMVTEAILGFSKNEFAYWETNFLWSLKEFKDLNKPLVLWDMIAAMLAFKQSMPEFVELVLTKWLSVSYLGFHADIPMEDLVPKISKRFSAVPSRLLHILNVISRRVMLSELKTEEVNRKLQGQRTNNEEEIDLWLKLLEESERELRERLIGLSFSAYLIAKSSQGTVSPSTWNWRPAGLAQFQQWVEINHDIVPSQLQTLSSEVKSSLIRSSNSRETRLEEEKCPYCKAPVNFHSPEEAFCESSHQNKKKSKDKERHDQSHKLERCCVSMQVCPPAPLWFCKCCNRKTLNLAPETLFALPSFPSDLKSLPESSFSKVASKPFCLLCGILLQRKQPEFLLSASPV from the exons ATGGCGTCGCGGTTCCAGGAAGCTTCATTGGTTACTTCACCATCGTATCCTAACGCCGTGGCTTGGTCATCGGAAAATCTGATCGCCGTCGCTGCTGGTCACCTCGTTATTATCATT AATCCGGCTTTGCCTGCTGGACCTCGTGGATTGATCAATATCCCTGATGCTGAGCCTTATCAGATTGGCCGTGTTCGTTCTcaag ATTTGCTGACTGGTGGACTCTTGCCTTCGAGTTTAAAACGGGAAAGACATCCCTGTGCTCGATCTCTCTCATGGTCTGATATAGGAATGTCTCCAAACTACGG GTGTTTACTGGCTGTTTGTACAGCGGAAGGAAGGGTTAAGCTATACCGACCTCCATATTCTGACTTCTGTGCTGAGTGGATTGAG ATTGTTGATGTATCTAAAATGCTTTATGAGAATCTATCAAGCATGAGCTTTGGAGAGTCCAACAGTCATTCTACTTCATCATCTAAG GATCAACATCACCATGAAGAGGATGAAAGGATTTCAAGTCTGAAGACACGTAAGCGGAGAAAAACAAGCGCAAACAACAT CAACTTGCAAGAAAAGAATTATACAGATCGTGCATCATGTTCCAAGCAAGACACTCAAGCACAGCATAAT GTACTTGAGATTGAAGTATATAAACAGGCAAGCAATTGCCAAAATTGTCATTCTTTGCCTAAAGCTCCGAAAAATTTCAGTGAAGAGATAAGTCCAGAAACATATGTTTCTCGTGAGGCATTATTATCCTCCCTTTCCGTCGCCTGGTCATCTCTACTAAGATTTTCATCAGGAAGTTCTTGTGAGAATATGTTAAGATTCTCTCTTTTGGCAATTGGTTCAAAGTCCGGTAGCGTTTCCATATGGAAAGTTCATGCACCTGAATGCTATCACATTGAACGTAGCGATGTATCTCCCGTCGTGGAACTTACTGCTATAATTCAAGCCCATAGCTCATGGGTTTCAACTATGAGTTGGGGAATTTCTGGCTGTGATTCTTCGAATCCGCAAGTGGTGTTGGTTACTGGAAGTTGCGATGGTAG TGTAAAAATTTGGGTGAGCAACACAGAAGACTTGCAAAAATCTGGGGAGGTCTATGAATCTTCATTCTTTCTATTGAAACAG GTTGTAGCGGTGAATCCTGTTCAGGTTTCAACGCTTTCTTTTGTTCTAAGCAACCATTATAATGTAATGCACTTGGCAATCGGCAAAGGATCTGGTTCTTTCGAAGTATGGAAGTGTGAACTATCTAcaagaaagattaaacaaattatttcaaCTAATGCTCATAACCATGTG GTTACAGGTCTAGCTTGGTCATATGATGGACGTTGTTTGTACAGTTGCAGTCAG GATAATTATGTCCGGAACTGGATATTATGTGAGAATACCATCTCTGAAGTGCCAATTCCTGCAAACACTCCTGGTCTCAGTAGCACGACTGAT CAGTTTCCTGATGATTTCCTATCATGCCTTGGTGTGGCATTGTCCCCTGGAAACCTTGCTGTTGCTTTG GTCCGCAGCTTTAACGTTGAACTCTTGAATCCGATGTACCAAGCCAG GTCGCAGAAGGCTGCTGTAGAATTCCTCTGGAATGGTGCACAACAATCTGGTGAGTCCGAAGATTCTTCAGAGATGGTAACCGAAGCTATTCTGGGTTTCTCAAAGAATGAATTTGCTTATTGGGAGACTAATTTTCTCTGGTCATTGAAAGAATTCAAAGATTTAAATAAGCCTCTAGTTCTTTGGGATATGATAGCTGCAATGCTGGCGTTCAAACAATCAATGCCAGAGTTTGTTGAATTGGTATTAACCAAATGGCTCTCTGTGTCATACCTTGGATTCCATGCTGATATCCCCATGGAAGATCTGGTGCCAAAGATTTCCAAACGCTTCTCTGCTGTTCCTTCCAGGCTGTTACATATTCTCAATGTAATCTCCAGACGTGTAATGTTATCAGAGCTCAAAACGGAGGAAGTCAACAGAAAACTGCAAGGTCAGAGAACGAACAATGAAGAGGAGATTGACCTGTGGCTCAAACTGCTTGAAGAAAGCGAACGAGAACTCCGGGAAAGACTGATTGGTCTCAGTTTCTCGGCTTATCTAATAGCAAAGTCATCTCAGGGTACTGTTTCACCTTCCACTTGGAATTGGCGTCCAGCTGGATTGGCTCAGTTCCAACAATGGGTTGAGATCAATCATGATATTGTCCCTAGTCAGCTACAAACCCTTTCCTCAGAAGTGAAATCTAGCCTAATTAG ATCAAGCAATAGCAGAGAAACTAGATTAGAGGAAGAGAAATGTCCTTATTGCAAAGCGCCAGTCAATTTCCACTCACCAGAGGAAGCCTTTTGCGAATCTTCacaccaaaacaagaagaagagcaaagacAAAGAGAGACATGATCAAAGCCACAAGCTTGAGAGGTGTTGTGTCTCAATGCAAGTATGTCCACCAGCACCTTTATGGTTCTGCAAATGCTGCAACCGAAAGACTTTAAACCTCGCTCCAGAGACCTTATTTGCATTGCCTTCGTTCCCGAGTGATCTTAAATCGCTTCCAGAATCTTCCTTTAGCAAAGTTGCCTCGAAACCGTTCTGCCTCCTCTGTGGAATTCTCTTGCAGAGAAAGCAGCCTGAGTTTCTGCTGTCTGCTTCACCTGTGTGA
- the LOC104780763 gene encoding uncharacterized protein LOC104780763 isoform X2, translating to MASRFQEASLVTSPSYPNAVAWSSENLIAVAAGHLVIIINPALPAGPRGLINIPDAEPYQIGRVRSQDLLTGGLLPSSLKRERHPCARSLSWSDIGMSPNYGCLLAVCTAEGRVKLYRPPYSDFCAEWIEIVDVSKMLYENLSSMSFGESNSHSTSSSKDQHHHEEDERISSLKTRKRRKTSANNINLQEKNYTDRASCSKQDTQAQHNVLEIEVYKQASNCQNCHSLPKAPKNFSEEISPETYVSREALLSSLSVAWSSLLRFSSGSSCENMLRFSLLAIGSKSGSVSIWKVHAPECYHIERSDVSPVVELTAIIQAHSSWVSTMSWGISGCDSSNPQVVLVTGSCDGSVKIWVSNTEDLQKSGEVYESSFFLLKQVVAVNPVQVSTLSFVLSNHYNVMHLAIGKGSGSFEVWKCELSTRKIKQIISTNAHNHVVTGLAWSYDGRCLYSCSQDNYVRNWILCENTISEVPIPANTPGLSSTTDFPDDFLSCLGVALSPGNLAVALVRSFNVELLNPMYQARSQKAAVEFLWNGAQQSGESEDSSEMVTEAILGFSKNEFAYWETNFLWSLKEFKDLNKPLVLWDMIAAMLAFKQSMPEFVELVLTKWLSVSYLGFHADIPMEDLVPKISKRFSAVPSRLLHILNVISRRVMLSELKTEEVNRKLQGQRTNNEEEIDLWLKLLEESERELRERLIGLSFSAYLIAKSSQGTVSPSTWNWRPAGLAQFQQWVEINHDIVPSQLQTLSSEVKSSLIRSSNSRETRLEEEKCPYCKAPVNFHSPEEAFCESSHQNKKKSKDKERHDQSHKLERCCVSMQVCPPAPLWFCKCCNRKTLNLAPETLFALPSFPSDLKSLPESSFSKVASKPFCLLCGILLQRKQPEFLLSASPV from the exons ATGGCGTCGCGGTTCCAGGAAGCTTCATTGGTTACTTCACCATCGTATCCTAACGCCGTGGCTTGGTCATCGGAAAATCTGATCGCCGTCGCTGCTGGTCACCTCGTTATTATCATT AATCCGGCTTTGCCTGCTGGACCTCGTGGATTGATCAATATCCCTGATGCTGAGCCTTATCAGATTGGCCGTGTTCGTTCTcaag ATTTGCTGACTGGTGGACTCTTGCCTTCGAGTTTAAAACGGGAAAGACATCCCTGTGCTCGATCTCTCTCATGGTCTGATATAGGAATGTCTCCAAACTACGG GTGTTTACTGGCTGTTTGTACAGCGGAAGGAAGGGTTAAGCTATACCGACCTCCATATTCTGACTTCTGTGCTGAGTGGATTGAG ATTGTTGATGTATCTAAAATGCTTTATGAGAATCTATCAAGCATGAGCTTTGGAGAGTCCAACAGTCATTCTACTTCATCATCTAAG GATCAACATCACCATGAAGAGGATGAAAGGATTTCAAGTCTGAAGACACGTAAGCGGAGAAAAACAAGCGCAAACAACAT CAACTTGCAAGAAAAGAATTATACAGATCGTGCATCATGTTCCAAGCAAGACACTCAAGCACAGCATAAT GTACTTGAGATTGAAGTATATAAACAGGCAAGCAATTGCCAAAATTGTCATTCTTTGCCTAAAGCTCCGAAAAATTTCAGTGAAGAGATAAGTCCAGAAACATATGTTTCTCGTGAGGCATTATTATCCTCCCTTTCCGTCGCCTGGTCATCTCTACTAAGATTTTCATCAGGAAGTTCTTGTGAGAATATGTTAAGATTCTCTCTTTTGGCAATTGGTTCAAAGTCCGGTAGCGTTTCCATATGGAAAGTTCATGCACCTGAATGCTATCACATTGAACGTAGCGATGTATCTCCCGTCGTGGAACTTACTGCTATAATTCAAGCCCATAGCTCATGGGTTTCAACTATGAGTTGGGGAATTTCTGGCTGTGATTCTTCGAATCCGCAAGTGGTGTTGGTTACTGGAAGTTGCGATGGTAG TGTAAAAATTTGGGTGAGCAACACAGAAGACTTGCAAAAATCTGGGGAGGTCTATGAATCTTCATTCTTTCTATTGAAACAG GTTGTAGCGGTGAATCCTGTTCAGGTTTCAACGCTTTCTTTTGTTCTAAGCAACCATTATAATGTAATGCACTTGGCAATCGGCAAAGGATCTGGTTCTTTCGAAGTATGGAAGTGTGAACTATCTAcaagaaagattaaacaaattatttcaaCTAATGCTCATAACCATGTG GTTACAGGTCTAGCTTGGTCATATGATGGACGTTGTTTGTACAGTTGCAGTCAG GATAATTATGTCCGGAACTGGATATTATGTGAGAATACCATCTCTGAAGTGCCAATTCCTGCAAACACTCCTGGTCTCAGTAGCACGACTGAT TTTCCTGATGATTTCCTATCATGCCTTGGTGTGGCATTGTCCCCTGGAAACCTTGCTGTTGCTTTG GTCCGCAGCTTTAACGTTGAACTCTTGAATCCGATGTACCAAGCCAG GTCGCAGAAGGCTGCTGTAGAATTCCTCTGGAATGGTGCACAACAATCTGGTGAGTCCGAAGATTCTTCAGAGATGGTAACCGAAGCTATTCTGGGTTTCTCAAAGAATGAATTTGCTTATTGGGAGACTAATTTTCTCTGGTCATTGAAAGAATTCAAAGATTTAAATAAGCCTCTAGTTCTTTGGGATATGATAGCTGCAATGCTGGCGTTCAAACAATCAATGCCAGAGTTTGTTGAATTGGTATTAACCAAATGGCTCTCTGTGTCATACCTTGGATTCCATGCTGATATCCCCATGGAAGATCTGGTGCCAAAGATTTCCAAACGCTTCTCTGCTGTTCCTTCCAGGCTGTTACATATTCTCAATGTAATCTCCAGACGTGTAATGTTATCAGAGCTCAAAACGGAGGAAGTCAACAGAAAACTGCAAGGTCAGAGAACGAACAATGAAGAGGAGATTGACCTGTGGCTCAAACTGCTTGAAGAAAGCGAACGAGAACTCCGGGAAAGACTGATTGGTCTCAGTTTCTCGGCTTATCTAATAGCAAAGTCATCTCAGGGTACTGTTTCACCTTCCACTTGGAATTGGCGTCCAGCTGGATTGGCTCAGTTCCAACAATGGGTTGAGATCAATCATGATATTGTCCCTAGTCAGCTACAAACCCTTTCCTCAGAAGTGAAATCTAGCCTAATTAG ATCAAGCAATAGCAGAGAAACTAGATTAGAGGAAGAGAAATGTCCTTATTGCAAAGCGCCAGTCAATTTCCACTCACCAGAGGAAGCCTTTTGCGAATCTTCacaccaaaacaagaagaagagcaaagacAAAGAGAGACATGATCAAAGCCACAAGCTTGAGAGGTGTTGTGTCTCAATGCAAGTATGTCCACCAGCACCTTTATGGTTCTGCAAATGCTGCAACCGAAAGACTTTAAACCTCGCTCCAGAGACCTTATTTGCATTGCCTTCGTTCCCGAGTGATCTTAAATCGCTTCCAGAATCTTCCTTTAGCAAAGTTGCCTCGAAACCGTTCTGCCTCCTCTGTGGAATTCTCTTGCAGAGAAAGCAGCCTGAGTTTCTGCTGTCTGCTTCACCTGTGTGA